TCCGCCGGGCACCGTCCACTGTGTCGTAGCCGACCCCGGTGTCGGTTCAGAGCGTAAACCCCTATTGGTCGTCACCGAGAAATACGCCTTTGTCGGCCCCGATAACGGTGTCTTTTCCCGGATCTATTCCCTGGAAGAAAAGGTCGAGGTTCGTGAGATCACGAATCAGCAATTTCAGCGGGATGAGATCAGCGATACGTTTCATGGGCGGGATATATTCTCACCGGCGGCCGCCCATCTTTCCCGGGGCGCCGCGGTGGTCGATGTTGGTCCTGTGATCGATTGTTATGTCGAGGTGCGACCGGCGCAACCGGAGACCTGGCACAACATGATCAAGGGTGAAGCGATCCATATTGATAGCTACGGGAATATCATCACTAATATCAGTCAGAAACTTTTCAAGAGCGTCATCGCGGGAAGATCCTTTCTCATTGAAATCAACGGCCGCAAGATCAATCGTCTCACACGAACCTATCAGGATGGGGAAATGGGGAAGTTCCTCGCCCTCTTTGGATCCACGGGGATGTTGGAAATCTCGGTTCGGGGAGGATCCGCTCAGCGGCGGATTGGAGCCGGGAAAGGGGACTTTGTCCTCGTCAACATCGTTGGTGAGGGGATTTCAACCGCTCAGGAACCGATGTTTTAGACTTCTGTAAGCAGTTGTTGGATAAGGGATTCTGGGAAGAAAAAAGGAGCAGGCCCGTGCCATGGGAATGCCCTTTGGCCGATTGAACCGAAACATGTTATTCTTAAAACAGAACGTCATCGGATAGTACCCTGTAAACAAAACACCTTGTGCCTGACCGGCCGCACTGGAGGTATCACCGCATGACCCGGATCCTCATCATATGTCTCGGCCTCGCGTTTATGTCGTCATCGGTGGGGGCCTACGATGTCTATTATGGCAGTTTTCATTCCCATACGGCCTATTCCGACGGTATCGGGACTGTCGCACAGGCCTATACCTGTGCGAGGGACACGGCCCATATTGATGTCCTAGCCATCACCGACCATACCCATATGCTCACCGCGACAGAGTGGAATAACACGATGGCGGCGGCGGAAGCCTTCACGGAGGACGGCGTCTTTGTCGCCTTGTGCGCTCAGGAGTTTGGAAACCTGAACGATTTCGGGCATATCGGGATCCTCTTTACACCGGTCCGCAATCCTAATTCGACGTCCAACCTGCCGGCAACGTATAATTTTATCCAATCCTATAACGGCGTCGGAAATTTTTGTCATCCCAGTTCCAGTTATGGTTCCTGGTTTGACAATTTCTACTATTACTCATCTTACGGCGACGCCATGCACAGCCTCGAAATCCGCAACGGCCTCCGGGTCGACGATTATGAGCCGGAATTCATTTATGCTCTGAACAAGGGCTGGAAACTCGGACCGTTTGCGAATCAGGATAATCATGAGGGCGAATGGGGGATGCAGCAAAATCCTAATGACGGCGGCGCCATCTATCTTACAGGGACCTTGTTGGACAACCTGACTTACGATGATGTTTATAACGCCCTGCGAAACCGGCACTTTTTCGCGATGGAAGAGGATCCTCCCGGCGACCGGATCAAAATGTGGTATTGGGTCAACGATTCGATCATGGGATCGGTCATTGAAAGTGAAGGTCCCGTCGATTTTACGGCCCATGTCGAAGCAGCGAATGGAACGAGTCTCTTCAACCGGATTGACCTCTTCGAAGATGGTGTCATCATCAATTCACAAGTGCTTATCGGAACAACGATCGACTACGCACACTCGGTAACGATCGCGAATGAGGAAAGCCATTATTATTTCATCCGCGCCCGGCAGGTTGATGGCGACTATGCCTGGAGCAGCCCGGTTTGGGTTCAGCATACGCCCTCATCCGGCCTTGCGGATCCCCTTGAGGGGGTGAACGCGCATGGCGTCGAACTTCTGCCGAACACGCCGAATCCCTTTTCCCCGCGGACTCAGATCCGCTATGAAAGTGACGGAGTCATGGCGGGCCCGATCGGCATGACCATCCATGATGTAACGGGTCGGCGGGTCCGTGATTTGGGGCTTGTAGCCGCCACAACAGGGGTTCATCGTGTGAATTGGGATGGACGTGATGACGGTGGCAGGGATCTGCCGTCGGGAATCTATCTGGTGCGTCTCGAAACGGCCCATCATCTTGTCCGCAGCCAGAGGATCCTGCTGACACGGTGATCGATGAGGCTGAAGCCCCCACAGGGAAGAGGGATAAGGGCTCGGAATCATGAATTGGCTTGATGTCGTTCTATCCATCATTTTCATACTCTCCATCATTGTGAGTGTTCGGCAGGGATTGATCAAAGAGGCGACAAGTCTGATCGGTCTGGTCCTCGCTCTCCTCATCGCTTCAAAGCTCTTCCAGTCGGTCGCGGAGTCTCTTGCCGATAAAATTGGGAGCGGACCGCTCCTCGCCATGGCCGCCTTTATCCTCGTCTTCCTCATTGTCTATCTGGGAGTCCTGCTTCTGGGCCATGTGCTCTCCAAGTCGCTGAAGATACTAAAAATGCAATGGCTGGACCGGCTTCTGGGCTCCGTTTTTGGCGCGGCCCGCGGCATCCTTCTCCTCGTCTTCATTTTGATTACCCTTCTTCTCATTCTGCCTTCATCCCATCCCAGCCCGATTCTTCAATCCTCTTTCGCGTACAGTTACGCGGAGCCTGTTATCCGGCTGGTGGGACATCTCCTGCCCTCATCGGTTGGAGATGAGATTGAAGACCGGGATACTTTTCATCGCAGTGGGATGAAGCCCCTACAAAACCCAATCCGGACAATCTCGATCTAGTCCCGCGCCCGGCGACAAAACAAAACTTCAGAGGGCAACAACAACTTGGGGATCGAGAAAAACAACGAGAGGATTTCATCGAACGCTCTTTCATGATTTAATAAGAATTCCACGAAGTTATCCTGGTGCAACAGAGGAGACAGGGGAGGAGATCGAGCATTGGCGTTCCAACTCTTCAAGACTCAGATCGAGTTTATACATGGCGCCTATACCGAGCCACCGGCCGACGGATTGATCATTCCGGCCAATGATCACCTTTGGATGGGGACCGGACCGGCCCGCCTGATTAAAGAGGCCGGGGGGGAGGAGATCGAGAGGGAGGCGGTCAAAGAAGGTCCGGTGGGAATGGGAGATGTGGTGGTGACGGCGGCGGGGAAACTGCCCTTTAAGCATATTTTGCACGCCGCTCTCATGAGTCAGGATCTTCATATCAGCGCCGAGACATTAGGTCTCGCTCTACAAAACGCCATCCAACGGGCGGCGAAACTGAAGCTGAAGCATATCAATTTCGCCGTTCCCCTCGAGACCGGCGATCGCCCTTTGCGGCCGGATATCCTCGCGGAAATGATCCGCGTTCTTTTCCGCGTGCTCGAGGAGATCGAAGGGATCAAGACCCTGCGTCTTGTGGTGGCCAATGAGAGCAGCAAAAAGATTATGCACGATGCTTTCTTGCATGCGCTCTATTAGAGAAATTTGTTAAAGTCCTATAAAGGCGCCCCACTGGGTTCCTGTGACCAGGAATGCAACAGCGATCCGGATGAGAGCCCAGATAGCCCAAATGGTAACGGCGATACCCAAACCCTGGCCGGGCCGGATTTTCGCAACCAAGGCCAGGCCGATCCCCACGACAATCACATACCAGACGTCAAAAATGTCAAAGACATTGAGCGCATTACGCAGCTTTGATCCGATTTCCCCAACGGGGAGCAAGGCCAAACTCGTGTAAACATCGAGTGACTGCTGATGCAATTTCATCGGCAGGGTCAGGATAGACTTCGGGACATAAACAAGACTCGCCAGACCGACGGTGGATACGATTCCCCAAAAACGGGCCGATCCGCCGCAAACGAAATTCGTTCCCAGCCAGTAGAGCAAGGCCGGCAAGGCGAGGCCGAGGCAGAAGAAACCCACGAGGCCGCCCACAAAACCCAATATCTCGGAGACCACACCGCCATCAGACTGTCCCTCGATCCCCTCCAAGGCCTTTTCCCGCATTTCTTGAGACATGTCAGTTTGGCTGATCCGTTCTCTCATCCGCTCGACCGTCAGGGGGCGGAGCATATGCCCCTCAAACGTCTGAAGGGCCGCCAGAAGGATCAGAGGGAGAATCCAGGCGGTGGCTGGGAGACGCCCCGCAAAGGCGGCGCTTGGTGAAACGAAAACATTGATGATTCGCTGGAAAAAACCGGGGGTCTCCCCGGAAGATTCCATTCTTGCTGGCGTTGGGGGCGGGTTCAGTGTGTTATCTTCCATAGTGACTCCTCGTGGAGAAGTTGCCTTGAGCTTCAATAGGACCTGGCCTGCATGCTGAAGGCCATTTGTGACTCTGTCAAGAACGTGCGGAGGGGCAAGATTTGGTTTAGATGTACCTGGTTTTGAGCTTGTAATAGACTGACTGGTAGACAGATATCACAATTCGACCGGTGAATTTCATTCGGGAACAGGCGACAGAAGTGATGATTTCGGTTTTCCAAGCCCCTTGAGACCCCCACGGATATCCGAAATCTTTCGAACTCACTTCATTTTAAGCCGCTTAACTCCTGAAGATGGCTCTTCCAATGGGCCGATACTATATGTAACGTCCCTCACCGGTCTCTGTAGGGACATCGGAGGTTCAGGCATCTTGAATATGAAACGGGTCTTGCTTACCGCCATTGATGCGGCACTGATAAATTTGGCTGTTTTGTGCGCTCTTTGGCTGCGCTTTGACGGCCGGGTTCCGCCGAACTATCTCCATACTTTCCTCATTGTGACCCCGTTTCATACCACCCTCGTTCTCTTGATCCTGCACATCTGGAAAGTGAATCGATCTTTATGGCGCTATGCTGGAATCCCTACGGCGATTTCCCTTCTACAAGCGCTGACCCTGGAACACTTCGTCGCTTTCATCGCCAACGGCGTTTTGACCCCGCATCCCTTTCCCCGGTCGGTCATCATCCTCTCCTGGATCCTCTCCGTCGGGCTTTTCGCGGGCAGCCGCTTTTTTTGGAAGCTCTACCGTGGCGGGATTCTCATTCCTGCGCGCCGGAAGGGACGTAGGATCCTGATTGCCGGGGCGGGGGATATCGGCGCCGTCGTCGCCCGCGAGCTGCAGCGGGTTGAGATGGGCAACGGTTACCCGGTGGGTTTCGCCGATGATGATCCTCATAAAAAGGGCCGGATGATCGAGAATCTTGAAGTGCTGGGGACAACTTTTGACATACCCCGGCTCATCCGCGAAAAGCAGATCGATGAAGTCATTGTTGCGGCTCCCTCGGCGCCGAGCCGCTTGATGCGCCAGATCTTTGAATATGGGTTGAAAGCCGGTATCTGGGTTCGAACCGTTCCCTCCCTTGCTAATTTCATCGAGGGCAAAGGGGCTCTGCGCCAGGTCCGGGAGGTCTCCATTGAAGACCTTTTAGGGCGGGATCCCGTCCAGATTGATCAAGAGGGGATCGAGTCGTTTCTCTCGAATAAGAGAATTCTCGTCACCGGCGCCGGCGGCTCAATCGGATCGGAGTTGTGCCGGCAAATCTTCAGATTCCGGCCCTCGCGCCTCATCGCGCTGGATCATGATGAAAACAGGCTGACCTATCTTGGGATTGAGCTGACCGCGCAGGATCCGACACTGGATCTTCTTCTAGTCGTCGGCGATATCCGCGATGAGAAGGGAATGGATGCCCTCACCGAGCAGCATCGCCCGCACGTTATCTTTCATGCCGCGGCTCACAAACATGTCCCGCTCCTCGAAGACAGGCCTCGCGAAGCGATCCGCAATAACATTCAAGGGACGCTCAATGTCGCCCGGGCGGCTCAAAAATATGAAGCCGAGGCGATGGTCCTCATATCCACCGACAAGGCGGTCGACCCGACCAATGTCATGGGCGCCTCCAAACGCGGGTGTGAGTTGATTATTCAGGCGCTCGGGCAAAACAGTAAAACCGTTCTCACCGCTGTCCGATTCGGAAATGTAATGGGCAGCCAGGGAAGCGTCATTCCGATTTTCAGGCGTCAATTAGCCAAGGGGGGGCCGCTCACCGTCACGCATCCCCTGGCGCGGCGATACTTTATGACGGTTCCCGAAGCGGCGCAACTTGTTCTCCAAGCCGCCTCCTTTGGCCGGTCTGGAGATATCTTCATCCTGGATATGGGCGAGCAGGTTCGCATCCTCGATGTGGCCCGGCAGCTTATTCAATTGTCAGGTCTGGAGCCGGATGTCGATATCCCGATCGTCTTCACCGGGCTGAGACCGGGCGAGAAACTGGAAGAGGAACTCCTCACCGACGGTGAGCGGGTTCGCACGACCCGCCACGCAAAAGTCTTCCGCTGCAACTTGGAATCGACCGACCCGCAGAAGACGCTCGCAAGGGTTCAGGATCTTATCGCCAAAGCTGAAAAGATGTCGACCGTCGAGTTGAAGGGGCTGTTGAATCAGCTGGTGCCGGAGTATCAACCAAACGCTGTGCTGGCTCCCTTGCCGGACAAAGAGCCCGAGAAAAGGGGAGAAAGCGAACCGGGTGCGTCCCCGCAGGATTCCGATCTCAAACCGTCGCTGAGTGGGATCCGAAACGACCAGGCGCCACCATGGAGCGACCGGATTCTCGCGGGATTGGGATTGATGACACTCGGACCTCCATTGATCATCATGTTGAGTATGCGCAGGCTGTTGGGTCCCGAGGATGTTCTCCTGATCCGTGAAGTCAGGGTGGGAGCGGACCGCAGGGGCGAAGAGCGCCGGCGTCCAACGGGGTGGGCTCCTATCGATCGACGCTACCAGGATCGGCGCCATCGGAATCTGGGTGGGCGCCCCTATTCCGCTTTTCGCATCCGTTTCAGGCCGGGGCATGGACCACGATGGATAAGACCCTTGGACCGGTGGATGAGATCGGTGAAGGCCGGTGCGTTGCCCGGCTTGTTAAATGTTCTTCGGGGGCATGCGACTCTGGCGGATTTGTATCCCGGTCGGCCGATGCCTCATGATATTGAAATTCATGATTATAAAGGGAACGGTGATGGTGACCCTGCGGAGCATTCCTCTCATGGGCCGGCAATCCCCGAATCCCAGCGGAGAAGGCTGACATGAGGAAAAGCTATCTGATCCGACTTGGAGTGGGTCTTGCGGCCGTGCTGTTCATTCTCTCAATAGGAGCGGGGAGCGCCGCTGCCGCGGATCCGTATATTATCGGGCCCGAAGATGTCCTGGCCATTTCCGTCTGGGAGCACCCGGAACTCTCTCTCGCGGTAACGGTGAACCAGAGCGGTGAGTTTACTTTTCCGCCGATCGGCGAGGTCACGGCTGTCGGACGCAGTCCGCGGGCGTTGGCCCGGCATCTTGAAGAAATTCTGGAGACATTCCTCCGGCAAAGAGTCCAGGTGACAGTGACGGTTTCCGAATATAACAGCCGGCGTGTCCATGTGACCGGCGCCGTCAACACACCCGGCCGTTATAGCTTTTCAGAGATCCCGCACCTCCTCGAGATCCTCGGTCTGGCCGGTGGGCCTTCACCCATGGCCGACCTCACCCGCGTCCGGATTCTTAGGACGGCGGTGGCCGAGACGACCTCGATCGTCGTGAATATGGATCAAGTCCTTCACTCCGGTAATCTCGGCATTGTTCCCAAACTGATCGCCGGTGATGTTATCTACGTGCCTTCCCGTGTCGATGAGGGGCAGGTTGTCGTCCCTGGAGAAGCGGGCGTCGCCTACGTCCTTGGCGCCGTCGCCCGGCCGGGCCCTGTCCGGGTCGGTGGCGGGCTGGCCCTGACACGGCTGCTCTCCGTTGTTGGTGGGATTCTGCCGGGTGGCGAGGCGGAAAAAGTCCGTGTTTTGACTCTGGGGAATGGGGAAGTCTCACCCTGGGTCATGGAATCCAATGTAAAGGAGATGCTGGAAACAGGCGAAATCGGGCCCTCTGTGCTTCCCGGAGAGTTGGTCTATGTTCCTCCTTATGAACCGGGTGTTCTCCAATCAGCGCGGAATGCCATTGTCGAATTCGGAGGTCT
This sequence is a window from Candidatus Eisenbacteria bacterium. Protein-coding genes within it:
- a CDS encoding CvpA family protein translates to MNWLDVVLSIIFILSIIVSVRQGLIKEATSLIGLVLALLIASKLFQSVAESLADKIGSGPLLAMAAFILVFLIVYLGVLLLGHVLSKSLKILKMQWLDRLLGSVFGAARGILLLVFILITLLLILPSSHPSPILQSSFAYSYAEPVIRLVGHLLPSSVGDEIEDRDTFHRSGMKPLQNPIRTISI
- a CDS encoding polysaccharide export protein yields the protein MRKSYLIRLGVGLAAVLFILSIGAGSAAAADPYIIGPEDVLAISVWEHPELSLAVTVNQSGEFTFPPIGEVTAVGRSPRALARHLEEILETFLRQRVQVTVTVSEYNSRRVHVTGAVNTPGRYSFSEIPHLLEILGLAGGPSPMADLTRVRILRTAVAETTSIVVNMDQVLHSGNLGIVPKLIAGDVIYVPSRVDEGQVVVPGEAGVAYVLGAVARPGPVRVGGGLALTRLLSVVGGILPGGEAEKVRVLTLGNGEVSPWVMESNVKEMLETGEIGPSVLPGELVYVPPYEPGVLQSARNAIVEFGGLSRDIVNILLIIDYLNN
- a CDS encoding polysaccharide biosynthesis protein, encoding MNMKRVLLTAIDAALINLAVLCALWLRFDGRVPPNYLHTFLIVTPFHTTLVLLILHIWKVNRSLWRYAGIPTAISLLQALTLEHFVAFIANGVLTPHPFPRSVIILSWILSVGLFAGSRFFWKLYRGGILIPARRKGRRILIAGAGDIGAVVARELQRVEMGNGYPVGFADDDPHKKGRMIENLEVLGTTFDIPRLIREKQIDEVIVAAPSAPSRLMRQIFEYGLKAGIWVRTVPSLANFIEGKGALRQVREVSIEDLLGRDPVQIDQEGIESFLSNKRILVTGAGGSIGSELCRQIFRFRPSRLIALDHDENRLTYLGIELTAQDPTLDLLLVVGDIRDEKGMDALTEQHRPHVIFHAAAHKHVPLLEDRPREAIRNNIQGTLNVARAAQKYEAEAMVLISTDKAVDPTNVMGASKRGCELIIQALGQNSKTVLTAVRFGNVMGSQGSVIPIFRRQLAKGGPLTVTHPLARRYFMTVPEAAQLVLQAASFGRSGDIFILDMGEQVRILDVARQLIQLSGLEPDVDIPIVFTGLRPGEKLEEELLTDGERVRTTRHAKVFRCNLESTDPQKTLARVQDLIAKAEKMSTVELKGLLNQLVPEYQPNAVLAPLPDKEPEKRGESEPGASPQDSDLKPSLSGIRNDQAPPWSDRILAGLGLMTLGPPLIIMLSMRRLLGPEDVLLIREVRVGADRRGEERRRPTGWAPIDRRYQDRRHRNLGGRPYSAFRIRFRPGHGPRWIRPLDRWMRSVKAGALPGLLNVLRGHATLADLYPGRPMPHDIEIHDYKGNGDGDPAEHSSHGPAIPESQRRRLT
- a CDS encoding SAM-dependent chlorinase/fluorinase, with translation MSFKSCGVVTLLTDFGTRDEYVGSMKGVILSISSETRIIDITHEVPPQDIMSAAFILGNCYHHFPPGTVHCVVADPGVGSERKPLLVVTEKYAFVGPDNGVFSRIYSLEEKVEVREITNQQFQRDEISDTFHGRDIFSPAAAHLSRGAAVVDVGPVIDCYVEVRPAQPETWHNMIKGEAIHIDSYGNIITNISQKLFKSVIAGRSFLIEINGRKINRLTRTYQDGEMGKFLALFGSTGMLEISVRGGSAQRRIGAGKGDFVLVNIVGEGISTAQEPMF
- a CDS encoding macro domain-containing protein — its product is MAFQLFKTQIEFIHGAYTEPPADGLIIPANDHLWMGTGPARLIKEAGGEEIEREAVKEGPVGMGDVVVTAAGKLPFKHILHAALMSQDLHISAETLGLALQNAIQRAAKLKLKHINFAVPLETGDRPLRPDILAEMIRVLFRVLEEIEGIKTLRLVVANESSKKIMHDAFLHALY